A stretch of the Pirellulales bacterium genome encodes the following:
- a CDS encoding glycosyltransferase family 2 protein codes for MFAGKKVVVVMPAYNAAQTLRQTYDEVMAQGVVDVVVVVDDASRDETVDVARALPQTRVEVHPRNRGYGGNQKTCYRTALEEGADIVIMVHPDYQYTPKLIPAMCSMIGNELYHCVLGSRILGGYALRGGMPIWKYIANRFLTAAENVLLGAKLSEYHTGYRAFSRELLERLPLDANSDDFVFDNQMLAQIFWMGYEIAEVSCPTKYFPEASSINFQRSVKYGLGCLATGLQYRLARWGLASYERFPPELARDNYTALASATIRSSAADDVGSGV; via the coding sequence ATGTTCGCAGGAAAGAAAGTGGTTGTCGTCATGCCCGCCTACAACGCGGCGCAGACGCTGCGTCAGACGTACGACGAGGTGATGGCGCAAGGCGTCGTCGACGTGGTGGTGGTGGTGGACGATGCCAGCCGGGACGAGACCGTGGACGTCGCCCGGGCGTTGCCGCAAACGCGCGTGGAGGTGCACCCGCGGAACCGGGGGTATGGCGGCAACCAGAAGACCTGCTACCGAACGGCGCTGGAGGAAGGCGCCGACATCGTGATCATGGTCCATCCCGACTATCAGTACACCCCGAAGTTGATTCCGGCGATGTGCTCGATGATCGGTAACGAGCTGTATCACTGTGTGCTGGGTTCGCGGATCTTGGGAGGTTACGCCTTGCGGGGCGGCATGCCAATCTGGAAGTACATTGCGAACCGATTTCTCACTGCGGCCGAGAATGTGCTGCTCGGCGCCAAGCTTTCAGAGTACCACACGGGGTATCGCGCCTTTTCGCGGGAGCTGTTGGAGCGGCTACCGCTCGACGCCAATTCCGACGATTTTGTCTTCGACAACCAGATGCTCGCGCAGATTTTCTGGATGGGCTATGAGATCGCCGAGGTCAGTTGCCCGACCAAATACTTTCCCGAAGCGTCGTCGATCAACTTTCAGCGCAGCGTGAAATACGGCCTGGGCTGTCTGGCGACCGGATTGCAGTACCGGTTGGCGCGCTGGGGGCTGGCGAGCTACGAACGCTTTCCGCCGGAATTGGCTCGCGACAACTACACCGCGTTGGCATCGGCGACAATCAGATCGTCAGCGGCCGACGACGTCGGCTCGGGCGTGTGA
- a CDS encoding CvpA family protein yields the protein MEPYDIAMLAVLVGATLFGFWKGMAWQLASLASLGASYFVALRLSPVLAPYFGSQAPLNRFIAMGAIYLGASLGVWLAFRVVAGAIDRVRLKEFDRQVGALFGAAKGVLLCVVITFFAVSFSVQARDMILHTRSGYYIALLIDRAETIMPAEIKGVIGPYLDRLDYQLDPSRHSERTAAGGFELPF from the coding sequence ATGGAGCCGTACGACATTGCGATGCTGGCCGTGCTGGTGGGCGCCACGCTGTTTGGCTTTTGGAAAGGCATGGCGTGGCAGCTTGCGTCGCTAGCTTCGCTGGGCGCCAGCTATTTCGTCGCGCTGCGGCTGAGCCCCGTGCTGGCGCCGTATTTCGGGTCGCAAGCGCCGTTGAACCGGTTCATTGCGATGGGAGCCATCTACCTGGGCGCGTCGCTCGGCGTGTGGCTCGCCTTTCGAGTGGTGGCTGGCGCCATCGACCGAGTGCGGCTCAAGGAATTCGATCGCCAGGTGGGCGCCCTGTTCGGGGCCGCCAAGGGGGTGCTGCTGTGCGTAGTCATCACGTTCTTCGCCGTTTCCTTCTCTGTCCAGGCTCGCGACATGATCCTTCATACCCGGTCGGGTTATTACATCGCGCTGCTGATTGATCGGGCTGAAACGATTATGCCGGCGGAGATCAAGGGGGTGATCGGTCCATACCTCGATCGGCTCGACTACCAGCTCGATCCGAGCCGGCACTCGGAGCGGACGGCGGCGGGCGGTTTCGAGCTGCCGTTTTGA
- a CDS encoding metal-dependent hydrolase has protein sequence MAGFTTHVTVSSTLGVAYGLIGHFQYHVAPETAALAGCLCGASGMLPDLDSDSGRPLRETVGFTASIVPMLMIHRFEEWGMSHDAMALAGIGLYFAVRYGMARMLKRLTVHRGMYHSIPACLIAGLIAFLLCESDTLEIRYFKAGAVMAGFMSHLVLDEIWSIGMKRGWIHVKSSFGTALKLWGESMGPNVFTYSLLAALAYLAVNDPYWMQQRLRKWHNHDRTEQVAGRADESPPR, from the coding sequence ATGGCCGGTTTTACAACGCATGTCACGGTGAGCAGCACGCTGGGGGTCGCCTACGGCCTCATCGGGCATTTTCAATACCATGTGGCGCCAGAAACCGCCGCGCTGGCCGGCTGCCTGTGCGGCGCCTCGGGCATGCTGCCCGATCTCGATAGCGACTCGGGCCGCCCGCTGCGCGAGACCGTCGGCTTCACGGCCAGCATCGTGCCGATGTTGATGATTCATCGATTTGAAGAATGGGGCATGTCGCACGACGCCATGGCGCTGGCTGGCATCGGGCTGTACTTTGCCGTGCGCTACGGAATGGCCCGCATGCTCAAGCGACTGACGGTGCATCGCGGCATGTACCACAGCATTCCGGCCTGCCTCATCGCGGGACTGATCGCGTTCTTGCTCTGCGAGTCAGACACTCTGGAGATTCGCTACTTCAAGGCGGGTGCGGTCATGGCGGGCTTCATGTCGCATTTGGTGCTCGACGAAATCTGGAGCATCGGCATGAAACGCGGCTGGATTCACGTCAAATCGTCCTTCGGCACCGCGCTCAAATTGTGGGGTGAAAGCATGGGGCCGAATGTCTTCACCTATTCGCTGTTGGCCGCCTTGGCCTATCTGGCGGTGAACGATCCCTATTGGATGCAGCAGCGTCTCCGCAAGTGGCATAATCACGATCGCACCGAGCAAGTCGCTGGCCGCGCCGACGAATCGCCGCCCCGCTAA
- the dtd gene encoding D-tyrosyl-tRNA(Tyr) deacylase: MRACVQRVAEARVRVEGQIVGEIGPGLLVLLGVAADDQSVDVHYLADKITTLRIFEDEDGKMNRSVIDTGGGVLVVSQFTLLGDCRKGRRPGFSAAAPPELAARLYEDFVAETRRVAAHVATGQFREQMRVELVNDGPVTMLLDSRKLF; this comes from the coding sequence GTGCGAGCATGCGTGCAACGTGTTGCCGAGGCGCGGGTGCGCGTGGAGGGCCAGATCGTGGGGGAGATTGGTCCGGGGCTGTTGGTGCTATTGGGCGTGGCGGCCGACGATCAATCGGTCGACGTTCACTATCTGGCCGACAAGATCACGACACTGCGGATCTTCGAGGACGAGGACGGCAAGATGAACCGGTCGGTGATCGATACCGGAGGCGGCGTTTTGGTAGTCAGCCAGTTCACATTGCTGGGCGATTGCCGCAAGGGGCGCCGGCCCGGTTTCAGCGCCGCCGCGCCTCCGGAACTCGCCGCGCGGCTGTATGAAGATTTTGTGGCCGAGACGCGCCGCGTGGCCGCGCACGTGGCGACTGGCCAGTTCCGCGAGCAAATGCGAGTTGAGCTGGTCAACGACGGCCCGGTGACCATGCTGCTGGACAGTCGAAAACTGTTTTGA
- a CDS encoding ZIP family metal transporter, whose protein sequence is MATSSLLVLLAYGVLIVLASLAGGLVPLLVRLTHQRMQLALSFVAGAMLGVGILHLGPHAFFELRSIDAVASWTLIGFLAMFFIERFFAFHHHDISEADAHEHHAGCELEHHHAAPMSASGAVIGLSLHGLADGLALAASVQAEAAHGDGFRLVGLATFLVILLHKPFDSLTLGTLLAAGGWSPRARHWFNAYFALLAPAGALLLLAGFAAPGAGSHYWLGVALAFSAGTFLCIASSDLLPELQFHQHDRGKLSVALLFGIAAAWAIGLAEGTGHGHSHEAPGHSHEQHDHDHGQGYEHPHEH, encoded by the coding sequence ATGGCCACTTCTAGCTTGCTCGTGCTTTTGGCCTATGGCGTGCTGATCGTATTGGCTTCGCTTGCTGGCGGCCTGGTGCCGCTCCTGGTGCGGCTGACGCATCAGCGCATGCAACTGGCGCTCAGTTTTGTGGCGGGCGCCATGCTCGGCGTGGGCATCCTGCACCTGGGGCCACACGCCTTTTTTGAACTGCGCTCCATCGACGCCGTCGCCAGTTGGACGTTAATCGGTTTCTTGGCGATGTTCTTTATCGAGCGCTTCTTTGCCTTTCATCATCACGATATCTCAGAGGCCGACGCGCACGAGCATCACGCCGGCTGCGAACTGGAACATCATCACGCCGCCCCCATGAGCGCCAGCGGCGCGGTGATTGGCCTGTCGCTACACGGCCTGGCGGATGGACTCGCACTGGCCGCCAGCGTGCAAGCCGAGGCTGCGCACGGCGACGGATTCCGCTTGGTCGGCCTGGCCACCTTTCTGGTGATTCTGCTGCACAAGCCGTTCGACTCGCTAACCCTTGGCACGCTGCTCGCCGCCGGCGGTTGGTCTCCCAGGGCGCGACATTGGTTTAACGCGTATTTCGCGCTGCTCGCGCCGGCAGGCGCACTGTTGCTGCTGGCGGGGTTCGCCGCGCCGGGCGCGGGGTCGCACTACTGGCTTGGCGTGGCGCTGGCGTTTTCGGCCGGCACGTTCTTGTGCATTGCTTCCAGCGATCTGCTGCCCGAACTGCAATTCCACCAGCACGATCGGGGCAAACTCTCGGTAGCGCTATTGTTTGGCATCGCCGCGGCCTGGGCGATTGGTCTGGCCGAGGGCACCGGGCACGGCCACTCACACGAGGCGCCAGGTCACTCGCACGAGCAACATGACCACGATCACGGCCAAGGTTACGAGCATCCGCACGAGCACTAG
- a CDS encoding HupE/UreJ family protein translates to MSRKLGLVALTTAVVVSWSQTVLAHPGHPGHSFSDGALHPLNGLDHLLAMVAVGLLAVRLGGRAIWALPVTFMGAMLAGGLLASVGMPLPGVEYGIGGSVLVFGLLVASRRVMPLFASCVLVGLFAMFHGHAHAAEMAAEGTFGMYAAGFLLSTATLHAAGIVGALALAKGWRSDAVRVCGAAISAASLMILLG, encoded by the coding sequence ATGAGCCGGAAGCTTGGACTGGTAGCGTTGACGACCGCAGTGGTTGTGTCTTGGTCGCAGACGGTTCTGGCTCATCCAGGACATCCTGGCCATTCGTTTAGCGATGGCGCGTTGCATCCGCTGAATGGTCTCGATCACTTGTTGGCGATGGTCGCCGTGGGGTTGCTCGCCGTACGTTTGGGTGGGCGCGCCATCTGGGCGTTGCCGGTCACGTTCATGGGCGCGATGCTCGCAGGAGGCCTGTTGGCCAGTGTTGGCATGCCACTGCCGGGCGTGGAGTACGGCATTGGCGGATCAGTGCTGGTGTTTGGGTTGCTAGTCGCGTCGCGGCGCGTGATGCCGCTCTTTGCGAGTTGTGTGCTGGTTGGATTGTTCGCCATGTTTCACGGCCATGCGCATGCGGCCGAAATGGCTGCGGAAGGTACTTTTGGCATGTACGCCGCTGGGTTTCTGCTCTCGACGGCCACCTTGCACGCCGCTGGCATTGTTGGCGCGCTGGCGTTGGCCAAGGGTTGGCGTTCTGACGCCGTGCGGGTTTGTGGGGCGGCGATTTCCGCGGCCAGCTTGATGATCCTGCTCGGCTAA
- the pdxA gene encoding 4-hydroxythreonine-4-phosphate dehydrogenase PdxA produces MKKPRIAITMGDPTGVGPEVIVGAWHHAELHDLAAPVVFGDPVILQRAADLLQSPIKVKQVDTLDAVPAPTDVLPCLPVVDPSCRAAPVRQIDARGGQAAYDALRAAARAALADQVDAIVTAPLHKAALWAAGHHYPGHTELLAEICGVDDFAMMLYLAHGGPVRGPAGLGVIHVTLHMALADVFNHLSTAEVLRTIRLTSRTFSAIKGSPPRVAVAALNPHAGEEGLFGTEEQSLIAPAVQAARESGITVEGPLPADTAMVRAAAGEFDAVVAMYHDQGHIALKLLGMHRAVNVTLGLPIVRTSVAHGTAFDLAWQGRAETSSMIEAVRVASLLARDKLSAAD; encoded by the coding sequence ATGAAGAAACCTCGCATTGCCATCACCATGGGCGACCCCACCGGCGTGGGGCCAGAAGTGATCGTCGGCGCGTGGCATCACGCCGAATTGCACGATCTTGCGGCGCCGGTCGTGTTCGGCGACCCCGTTATTCTGCAGCGAGCCGCCGATTTGTTGCAGTCGCCGATCAAAGTCAAACAAGTTGATACGCTCGACGCGGTGCCCGCCCCTACCGATGTGCTTCCCTGCCTGCCAGTGGTTGACCCATCCTGCCGTGCCGCCCCGGTTCGTCAAATCGATGCTCGCGGCGGACAAGCGGCGTACGACGCGCTGCGGGCGGCCGCGCGCGCCGCGCTAGCTGACCAGGTCGATGCGATCGTGACCGCGCCACTCCATAAGGCAGCCCTCTGGGCGGCGGGCCATCACTACCCAGGCCACACGGAACTATTGGCCGAAATCTGCGGCGTCGACGATTTCGCGATGATGCTCTATTTGGCGCACGGCGGCCCGGTGCGCGGCCCGGCCGGATTGGGCGTGATCCATGTCACGCTGCACATGGCGCTGGCCGATGTTTTCAACCACCTCAGCACGGCCGAGGTGTTGCGCACCATTCGCCTGACCTCGCGCACCTTTAGCGCTATTAAAGGCTCACCGCCGCGCGTGGCGGTTGCGGCGCTCAATCCGCACGCCGGAGAAGAGGGACTCTTCGGCACGGAGGAACAGTCGCTCATCGCGCCGGCGGTACAAGCCGCGCGCGAATCAGGCATCACGGTCGAGGGCCCCTTGCCGGCCGACACCGCCATGGTGCGCGCCGCCGCGGGTGAGTTCGATGCGGTGGTCGCCATGTATCACGACCAAGGGCATATCGCGCTCAAGTTGCTCGGCATGCACCGCGCGGTGAATGTGACGCTCGGCCTGCCGATAGTGCGCACCAGCGTGGCGCACGGCACAGCGTTCGATCTGGCATGGCAAGGGCGCGCGGAGACTTCAAGCATGATCGAGGCGGTGCGCGTCGCCAGTTTGCTAGCCCGCGACAAGCTTTCAGCCGCTGATTAG
- a CDS encoding DUF11 domain-containing protein, which yields MTASTATSLASKAPPLPCPDGRCATGDCGEGGCPAPPVGCPPEPSPLPYSACCGCGSDGECICDGGDHGARATLDEAGLPEGIETEDTVAYYDSRCGARMQPSNCVCIYAPRFASVRKVVNPILSEQIQAPGTLDKPLELVKYDELLEPTTTLQNIPAQVGIGRRKLVAIEGREAVDRVSLRLTPIVMSDALAPYENLSIIRHGVFEQGEKPYLAQSIQAAIVWSPTQGVQVLLDHQAANEVVGDQRVQATFTIKDKPCCPMLRVCKVASTPFANPGDTVDFTIRFDNVGNEPLRNVTIVDSLTTRLELVDGSAQSSVKADFTSELNTAGSRTLRWDIRETIEPGDGGIVRFRAKVR from the coding sequence ATGACCGCAAGCACAGCCACTTCCTTGGCCAGCAAGGCCCCTCCCCTGCCCTGCCCCGATGGCCGTTGTGCCACCGGCGACTGCGGCGAGGGCGGTTGCCCCGCGCCACCAGTGGGCTGTCCGCCCGAGCCTTCCCCCCTGCCCTACTCGGCCTGCTGTGGTTGCGGCTCGGACGGCGAATGTATCTGCGATGGCGGCGACCATGGCGCGCGAGCCACCCTCGACGAGGCGGGACTGCCCGAGGGAATCGAAACCGAAGACACCGTGGCGTACTACGACAGCCGCTGCGGCGCCCGGATGCAGCCGTCGAACTGCGTGTGCATCTACGCCCCGCGATTCGCGTCGGTGCGCAAAGTGGTCAACCCGATACTGAGCGAACAGATTCAGGCCCCCGGCACACTCGACAAGCCGCTGGAACTGGTGAAGTACGACGAACTGCTCGAACCCACCACCACGCTGCAAAACATACCGGCGCAGGTCGGCATCGGGCGTCGCAAACTGGTGGCCATCGAGGGGCGCGAGGCGGTCGATCGCGTATCATTGCGGCTGACGCCGATTGTCATGTCCGATGCGCTGGCGCCTTACGAAAACCTGTCGATCATACGCCACGGCGTGTTCGAACAGGGAGAAAAGCCGTATCTCGCGCAGAGCATTCAGGCCGCGATTGTCTGGTCACCGACGCAGGGAGTGCAGGTGCTGCTCGATCATCAGGCGGCCAACGAGGTGGTTGGCGATCAGCGCGTGCAGGCCACGTTCACCATCAAAGACAAGCCCTGTTGCCCGATGCTGCGCGTGTGCAAAGTGGCGTCGACGCCTTTTGCCAATCCGGGCGACACGGTCGACTTCACCATTCGCTTCGACAATGTCGGCAACGAACCATTGCGCAACGTGACCATCGTCGATAGCCTGACCACGCGGTTAGAACTGGTGGACGGCAGCGCTCAGTCCAGTGTGAAGGCCGACTTTACCAGTGAACTCAACACGGCTGGCTCGCGCACGCTGCGATGGGACATTCGCGAAACGATCGAACCAGGAGACGGCGGCATTGTCCGCTTCCGCGCCAAGGTGCGCTAG
- a CDS encoding glycosyltransferase family 2 protein, protein MDGWHTQLVADQLTSTRAAHAVTVLLPAYNEAGAIERVLAEVVEALADDTDMEVLVVDDGSTDHTAALAEEFAARCWQCPVRVVRCPENRGAGAARKVGVRAARGEVVVMLDADGSYPAESIRELLAWFPDYDQVNGARTSEQGTWPWLRRPAKWLIRRLACYLTAQRIPDLNTGLKAFKREAMLPWLWVVPDGFSCVTTMTLAFLTNGRPVKYVPVEYRPRIGKSKFHPVKDTLAYLATVLRIVLYFRPLKIFLPIAGIVLAAGVAKSVHSVAGTGTMQESDIVVLVAGFMTMMFGLLAEVIVAHHRR, encoded by the coding sequence ATGGACGGCTGGCACACACAACTGGTCGCCGATCAGTTGACCAGCACTCGCGCCGCGCACGCGGTGACTGTTCTCTTGCCGGCTTATAACGAAGCTGGCGCCATCGAGCGCGTCTTAGCCGAGGTGGTCGAGGCGCTGGCGGATGACACCGATATGGAGGTTTTAGTCGTCGACGATGGCTCGACCGACCATACCGCCGCGCTGGCTGAGGAGTTTGCCGCGCGCTGTTGGCAATGCCCGGTGCGCGTGGTCCGCTGCCCAGAAAATCGAGGCGCTGGAGCGGCGCGCAAGGTGGGCGTTCGCGCGGCGCGGGGCGAAGTGGTGGTGATGCTCGACGCGGATGGCTCCTACCCGGCCGAGAGCATACGCGAGCTTTTGGCCTGGTTTCCGGATTACGATCAGGTGAACGGTGCCCGCACCAGCGAGCAAGGCACGTGGCCTTGGCTGCGGCGTCCCGCGAAGTGGCTCATTCGCCGGCTGGCCTGTTATCTCACCGCGCAGCGCATTCCCGATCTCAACACGGGGCTCAAGGCATTCAAGCGCGAGGCGATGTTGCCTTGGTTGTGGGTGGTGCCGGACGGGTTCAGTTGCGTCACCACGATGACGTTGGCCTTTCTCACCAATGGCCGCCCAGTGAAATACGTGCCGGTCGAGTATCGCCCGCGCATCGGCAAGAGCAAGTTTCATCCGGTCAAAGACACGCTGGCCTATCTGGCCACGGTGCTGCGCATCGTGCTTTATTTTCGGCCGCTCAAGATATTCTTGCCGATCGCGGGCATTGTTTTGGCTGCGGGAGTCGCCAAGTCGGTCCACAGCGTCGCCGGCACGGGAACGATGCAGGAATCGGACATTGTGGTGCTGGTCGCCGGCTTCATGACGATGATGTTTGGCCTCTTGGCGGAGGTCATCGTGGCGCATCATCGTCGTTAG
- a CDS encoding glycosyltransferase family 39 protein, translated as MTEFALNLMLVAKSLAAVGIIALAALGMGRAVLVALRLADDDSLATVVWSLGLGFVAGGLAWTALGLVGLLFPLVVIACTFSAAFWGLGEAAQTWFIWRRRAAQRAIDVDAEVAPAVPRGMRLGLIMAVGLVCLATFVTALAPTTAGDALCYHLELPKAFLANHSLVYLPYHDNCTFPLLAEMLYLWGLACDGPVAAGLIAWTFGLLLGGAAVLLTTPILGRSWALVAGAVTLLVPGIATQMTAPLCDAAVALWTTLSLVAWRKAIHEAASPRWLLVAGVMLGASLSTKHTAWLFVVALVVVELAMAWRPHRARARVVVGLGVALSLAAVIAAPWYIRAWRHRGDPFYPVLSAARGVDTAPATVDKTPLSRTLAGLIAAPWQATLWPERFGGHAHQMGPVFLMLLPGLLLVRRLRGLGSLLAIAAVYGLLWFLMRQNVRFLYPVVPLLAAGSVWTLIELKRLPGAPRALAIGCLSLVLGASAAMAMNRGGGDLLVALGLESREAYLIRREPSYTAALVINRLAGANARILSEDYRGYYFEGQFDRESTYRRLTSYHKTAPARGNLAVDLKRRGYTHLVLLDRQGPDRLAHAQVLSNLVEKELDRQGADPGPLLELTSYEAIDAEGVARNYRLFMLR; from the coding sequence GTGACGGAATTTGCGCTCAACTTGATGCTGGTTGCCAAGTCGCTTGCGGCAGTCGGGATCATCGCGCTGGCAGCGTTGGGCATGGGACGCGCGGTGTTAGTCGCGCTGCGCCTGGCCGACGACGATTCGCTGGCGACCGTGGTTTGGAGCCTTGGGCTGGGTTTTGTGGCGGGCGGGTTGGCCTGGACCGCGCTGGGATTGGTGGGGCTGCTGTTTCCGCTGGTGGTCATCGCCTGCACATTTTCGGCAGCCTTCTGGGGATTGGGGGAAGCGGCTCAGACGTGGTTCATCTGGCGGCGCCGAGCCGCGCAGCGTGCAATCGATGTGGATGCGGAAGTGGCGCCGGCGGTTCCGCGCGGGATGCGTCTGGGATTGATAATGGCGGTGGGCCTCGTCTGCCTGGCGACATTCGTCACCGCGCTTGCTCCCACCACGGCGGGCGACGCGCTCTGTTACCACCTAGAGCTACCCAAGGCATTTCTGGCGAATCACTCGTTAGTGTACTTGCCATATCACGACAACTGCACGTTTCCGCTGTTGGCGGAGATGCTCTACCTGTGGGGCCTGGCTTGCGATGGGCCGGTCGCCGCTGGCTTGATTGCCTGGACCTTCGGGCTTTTGCTTGGCGGCGCCGCGGTGTTGTTGACGACGCCCATTCTGGGACGAAGTTGGGCACTGGTTGCCGGGGCGGTCACGCTGCTCGTGCCGGGCATCGCCACGCAAATGACCGCTCCGCTGTGCGATGCCGCCGTGGCGCTTTGGACCACTCTCTCGCTGGTCGCATGGCGCAAGGCGATTCACGAGGCGGCATCTCCACGTTGGTTATTGGTTGCTGGCGTCATGCTGGGGGCTTCCCTGTCGACCAAGCACACCGCATGGCTGTTTGTGGTGGCGCTGGTTGTAGTTGAGTTGGCAATGGCGTGGCGCCCACATCGGGCCCGAGCCCGAGTGGTGGTGGGCCTGGGCGTGGCGCTTTCGCTAGCCGCTGTGATTGCCGCCCCCTGGTACATCCGCGCGTGGCGCCATCGCGGCGATCCGTTCTATCCAGTGTTGTCGGCGGCACGCGGAGTCGACACCGCGCCCGCAACGGTCGATAAAACGCCGCTGTCGCGCACATTGGCCGGACTGATTGCCGCGCCTTGGCAAGCGACGCTCTGGCCGGAGCGATTTGGCGGCCACGCGCACCAGATGGGTCCGGTCTTTCTGATGCTGCTGCCCGGGCTTTTGTTGGTGCGCCGCTTGCGTGGCTTGGGCTCGCTACTGGCCATCGCGGCGGTGTATGGACTGCTGTGGTTCTTGATGCGACAAAACGTGCGCTTCTTGTACCCGGTCGTGCCGCTGCTGGCGGCGGGATCGGTGTGGACGCTGATTGAACTCAAGCGATTGCCCGGCGCGCCACGCGCCTTGGCGATTGGCTGCCTGTCGCTGGTACTCGGCGCCAGCGCCGCAATGGCCATGAATCGCGGGGGAGGCGACCTGTTGGTGGCGCTGGGACTGGAGAGCCGCGAGGCCTACCTGATTCGCCGCGAGCCGAGTTACACCGCCGCGCTGGTCATCAATCGTCTGGCGGGGGCAAATGCGAGAATCTTGTCAGAGGATTACCGCGGCTACTACTTTGAAGGTCAGTTCGACCGCGAGAGCACCTACCGCCGATTGACGAGCTACCACAAAACGGCCCCGGCACGCGGCAACCTGGCGGTCGACCTGAAGCGCCGCGGTTACACCCATCTGGTGCTGCTCGATCGCCAGGGGCCCGATCGGTTGGCTCATGCGCAGGTCCTCTCCAACCTTGTTGAGAAAGAACTCGACCGCCAGGGCGCCGATCCGGGGCCGCTCTTGGAACTGACAAGCTATGAGGCCATCGACGCCGAAGGGGTGGCTCGCAACTATCGGCTCTTCATGCTCCGCTGA